From Roseisolibacter agri, a single genomic window includes:
- the pheT gene encoding phenylalanine--tRNA ligase subunit beta has product MIVSHDWLRAFVPHGRTAAEIGQLLSTHTATLEGMEALRGDLAPFIVGQVVHTEKIPETRLSFNRVDDGSGTLLEVVCGAPNVELGAKYPLARVGTVIPGKGGMVIERRKIRGFTSAGMLCSAAELGLGEDADGIMTLATDAAPGTPLLNIMPTGDVRLELDVLANRPDLLSQLGVAREAAALTAVPLVLPPELRDLAPAPAAVRGAREASAGGVTVRIDDAEGCPRFTAAVIRGVRVGPSPEWLVQRLAGVGARSINNVVDVTNYVLHGLGQPAHAYDLARVGGATLVARRARAGEALTTLDGHARILDGESLVIADAERAQGIAGVMGGQDSEVSGATTDVLLEVALFDPRRVRVSRRRAGVSTDASYRFERGVDRGATLERLAQAAGLIVAVAGGTIKTVLDVGEAPAALPAVRLRASRITCLLGQSVPDADVERLLSAIGFGVAREPAGGETAWTVTPPSWRQDVTREVDLIEEVVRLVGFDALPDELRPFRAGSVPDDPMHVVTLRVRDALVAQGLLETKPLPFVRGDDATHVRVGNPLAEDEPHLRTYVLDTLARRAEYNLSRMQGNVRLFEIGGVFAPGSDGRPDERWQLGALIMGERRPPHFTEPKPPAFDAWDAKGIAEVAAAAAFPGAAVALVPAQDETGRLWSVQVDGHEVGAVRRVALDSPPWASPAFGVELTLAPVESAPVAARGARLSTPPAPAAAPPHVKARALPSTPAVELDLALLVPDAVTAADVARVLRAAGGELLERVTLFDEFRGGDVPAGSRSLAWRLSLRDPSRTLRDKEVEGRRQKLLKALDSELGVRPRAG; this is encoded by the coding sequence ATGATCGTCTCTCACGACTGGCTGCGCGCCTTCGTCCCGCACGGGCGCACGGCAGCCGAGATCGGGCAGCTGCTCAGCACGCACACGGCGACGCTGGAGGGGATGGAGGCGCTGCGCGGCGACCTCGCGCCCTTCATCGTCGGGCAGGTCGTGCACACCGAGAAGATCCCGGAGACGCGGCTCTCGTTCAATCGCGTCGACGACGGCAGCGGCACGCTGCTGGAGGTCGTGTGCGGCGCGCCGAACGTGGAGCTGGGCGCGAAGTACCCGCTCGCGCGCGTCGGGACCGTGATCCCCGGAAAGGGCGGGATGGTCATCGAGCGCCGCAAGATCCGCGGCTTCACCTCGGCCGGCATGCTCTGCTCGGCCGCGGAGCTCGGGCTCGGGGAGGACGCGGACGGCATCATGACGCTCGCCACCGACGCCGCGCCGGGCACGCCGCTGCTGAACATCATGCCGACCGGCGACGTGCGGCTGGAGCTCGACGTGCTCGCGAACCGCCCCGACCTGCTCTCGCAGCTCGGCGTGGCGCGCGAGGCGGCCGCGCTGACCGCCGTGCCGCTCGTTCTCCCGCCGGAGCTGCGCGACCTGGCACCGGCGCCGGCCGCGGTGCGCGGCGCGCGCGAGGCGAGCGCCGGTGGCGTGACGGTCCGCATCGACGACGCGGAGGGGTGCCCGCGCTTCACGGCGGCGGTGATCCGCGGCGTGCGCGTGGGCCCGAGCCCGGAGTGGCTCGTGCAGCGACTCGCGGGCGTCGGCGCGCGCAGCATCAACAATGTGGTCGACGTCACGAACTACGTCCTGCACGGGCTCGGGCAGCCGGCGCACGCGTACGACCTGGCGCGCGTCGGCGGCGCGACGCTCGTGGCGCGGCGCGCGCGGGCGGGCGAGGCGCTGACGACGCTCGATGGCCACGCGCGCATCCTCGACGGCGAGTCGCTGGTGATCGCGGACGCCGAGCGCGCGCAGGGGATCGCGGGCGTGATGGGCGGGCAGGACTCGGAAGTCAGCGGCGCGACGACGGACGTGCTGCTGGAGGTCGCGCTGTTCGACCCACGGCGCGTGCGCGTGTCGCGCCGCCGCGCGGGTGTGAGCACCGACGCCAGCTACCGCTTCGAGCGCGGCGTCGACCGCGGCGCGACGCTGGAGCGGCTGGCGCAGGCGGCGGGGCTGATCGTCGCGGTCGCGGGCGGCACGATCAAGACGGTGCTCGACGTCGGCGAGGCGCCGGCCGCGCTGCCGGCCGTGCGCCTGCGCGCCTCGCGCATCACGTGCCTGCTCGGCCAGTCCGTCCCGGACGCGGACGTCGAGCGCCTGCTGTCGGCGATCGGCTTCGGTGTCGCGCGAGAGCCCGCGGGCGGCGAGACCGCGTGGACGGTCACGCCGCCGTCGTGGCGGCAGGACGTCACGCGCGAGGTGGACCTGATCGAGGAGGTCGTCCGCCTCGTCGGCTTCGACGCGCTGCCTGACGAGCTGCGGCCGTTCCGCGCGGGGAGCGTCCCGGACGACCCGATGCACGTCGTCACGCTGCGCGTGCGCGATGCGCTCGTCGCGCAGGGGCTGCTCGAGACGAAGCCGCTGCCGTTCGTGCGCGGCGACGACGCGACGCACGTGCGCGTCGGCAACCCGCTGGCCGAGGACGAGCCGCACCTGCGGACGTACGTCCTCGACACGCTGGCGCGTCGCGCGGAGTACAACCTGTCGCGCATGCAGGGGAACGTGCGACTGTTCGAGATCGGCGGCGTGTTCGCGCCCGGATCGGACGGCCGCCCCGACGAGCGGTGGCAGCTCGGCGCGCTGATCATGGGCGAGCGCCGGCCGCCGCACTTCACGGAGCCCAAGCCGCCGGCGTTCGACGCCTGGGACGCGAAGGGGATCGCGGAGGTCGCGGCCGCGGCGGCGTTCCCCGGAGCGGCGGTGGCGCTGGTGCCAGCGCAGGACGAGACCGGCCGGCTCTGGAGCGTGCAGGTGGACGGCCACGAGGTCGGCGCGGTGCGGCGCGTGGCGCTCGACTCCCCGCCGTGGGCGTCGCCGGCGTTCGGCGTCGAGCTGACGCTGGCGCCCGTGGAGTCCGCGCCGGTCGCGGCGCGCGGCGCGCGGCTCTCCACGCCGCCCGCGCCCGCCGCCGCGCCGCCGCACGTGAAGGCGCGCGCGCTGCCGTCGACGCCGGCGGTGGAGCTCGACCTCGCGCTGCTGGTGCCGGACGCCGTCACGGCGGCGGACGTCGCGCGCGTGCTGCGGGCCGCCGGTGGCGAGCTGCTGGAGCGGGTGACGCTGTTCGACGAGTTCCGCGGCGGCGACGTCCCCGCGGGCTCGCGCAGCCTCGCGTGGCGCCTGTCGCTACGCGATCCGTCGCGCACGCTGCGGGACAAGGAGGTCGAGGGCCGGCGGCAGAAGCTGCTGAAGGCGCTGGACTCCGAGCTGGGCGTGCGCCCGCGGGCCGGCTGA
- the pheS gene encoding phenylalanine--tRNA ligase subunit alpha → MQLSDYLAQAAQLEQDARALLDGLDPAMRLDDAKGRLNALKDARVGELQGALRSLAPEDRRDAGVAFNRLKTAIQDALDAFAARQAAAAGHGPALDLTMPARHTWRGAVHPVTAVIDEICAIFRELGFTVALGPEAESEWYNFQSLNFPSDHPAMDVHDTLYLAGQDGAAPGESVLLRTHTSPVQVRTLQRYAPPVRVVIPGMVYRRDFFDASHAPAFAQLEGLAVDEGISFVDLKATLAEFARRFFGKTKTRFRPSFFPFTEPSAEMDVQCQVCGGSGCATCKHTGWSEILGSGMVHPAVLEAAGLDSERYTGWAFGMGPARIAQQRHGVPDIRSFYDSDVRFLEQFAVPSRGEG, encoded by the coding sequence GTGCAACTCTCCGATTACCTCGCCCAGGCCGCGCAGCTCGAGCAGGACGCGCGCGCGCTGCTGGACGGGCTCGACCCCGCGATGCGTCTCGACGACGCGAAGGGCCGCCTCAACGCGCTGAAGGACGCGCGCGTGGGCGAGCTCCAGGGCGCGCTGCGCAGCCTCGCGCCCGAGGACCGCCGCGACGCCGGCGTCGCGTTCAACCGCCTCAAGACCGCGATCCAGGACGCGCTCGACGCCTTCGCCGCGCGGCAGGCCGCCGCCGCCGGCCACGGCCCCGCGCTCGACCTCACGATGCCGGCCCGCCACACCTGGCGGGGCGCCGTGCATCCGGTCACCGCGGTCATCGACGAGATCTGCGCGATCTTCCGCGAGCTCGGGTTCACGGTGGCCCTCGGCCCCGAGGCCGAGTCGGAGTGGTACAACTTCCAGTCGCTGAACTTCCCGTCGGACCACCCGGCGATGGACGTGCACGACACGCTCTACCTCGCGGGCCAGGACGGCGCCGCGCCCGGTGAGAGCGTGCTGCTGCGCACGCACACGTCGCCGGTGCAGGTGCGCACGCTGCAGCGCTACGCGCCGCCGGTGCGCGTCGTGATCCCGGGCATGGTGTACCGCCGCGACTTCTTCGACGCGTCGCACGCGCCCGCGTTCGCGCAGCTCGAGGGGCTCGCGGTCGACGAGGGGATCAGCTTCGTCGACCTCAAGGCCACGCTGGCGGAGTTCGCGCGTCGCTTCTTCGGCAAGACGAAGACGCGCTTCCGTCCGAGCTTCTTCCCGTTCACCGAGCCGTCGGCCGAGATGGACGTGCAGTGCCAGGTGTGCGGCGGCAGCGGCTGCGCGACCTGCAAGCACACCGGCTGGTCCGAGATCCTCGGCTCCGGCATGGTGCACCCCGCCGTGCTTGAGGCGGCGGGGCTCGACAGCGAGCGCTACACGGGCTGGGCGTTCGGCATGGGGCCCGCGCGCATCGCGCAGCAGCGCCACGGCGTGCCCGACATCCGCAGCTTCTACGACTCCGACGTGCGCTTCCTCGAACAGTTCGCAGTCCCGAGCCGAGGCGAGGGATGA
- the rplT gene encoding 50S ribosomal protein L20 — protein MPRAVSNVPRLKRKKQILQAAKGAYGGRSKLWKAAKETVERGWRYAYRDRKNKKRDFRRLWIVRINAAAHQHGMSYSVFIDGLKKAGLEIDRKILADIAVRDPQAFGAIADQARQALDKAQTAA, from the coding sequence ATGCCTCGCGCAGTCTCGAACGTCCCGCGCCTCAAGCGGAAGAAGCAGATCCTCCAGGCGGCCAAGGGCGCCTACGGTGGCCGGTCCAAGCTCTGGAAGGCCGCCAAGGAGACCGTGGAGCGCGGCTGGCGCTACGCCTACCGCGACCGCAAGAACAAGAAGCGCGACTTCCGTCGCCTGTGGATCGTGCGTATCAACGCCGCGGCCCACCAGCACGGCATGAGCTACAGCGTCTTCATCGACGGCCTGAAGAAGGCCGGCCTCGAGATCGACCGGAAGATCCTCGCGGACATCGCGGTGCGCGATCCGCAGGCCTTCGGCGCGATCGCCGACCAGGCGCGCCAGGCGCTCGACAAGGCGCAGACCGCGGCCTGA
- the rpmI gene encoding 50S ribosomal protein L35: MPKMKSHRGASKRFSVTGTGKVRRLKAFKSHILTKKSPKRKRNLRRATTVATNGEAKRMKRLLLAS, encoded by the coding sequence ATGCCGAAGATGAAGAGCCACCGGGGCGCCTCGAAGCGCTTCTCGGTGACGGGCACCGGAAAGGTGCGGCGCCTCAAGGCGTTCAAGAGCCACATCCTGACCAAGAAGTCCCCGAAGCGGAAGCGGAACCTCCGCCGCGCGACCACGGTCGCCACCAACGGCGAGGCGAAGCGGATGAAGCGCCTCCTCCTCGCGTCCTGA
- the infC gene encoding translation initiation factor IF-3 → MRVNRQIRISPIRVIAADGSQLGILEVDKALAIAEEQGLDLVEVAPMARPPVARIMDYGKFKFEQAKQARIAKKKQHVIQLKEVKFRPGIDEHDFETKTRHARRFLEEGNKVKVTLMFRGRQITHPELGRAVVTRVATELADISKIEADARLEGKAMTMILTPK, encoded by the coding sequence GTGCGCGTGAACCGGCAGATCCGCATCAGTCCGATCCGCGTCATCGCCGCTGACGGCAGCCAGCTCGGTATTCTCGAGGTCGACAAGGCGTTGGCCATCGCCGAAGAGCAGGGGCTCGACCTCGTCGAGGTGGCCCCGATGGCCCGCCCTCCCGTGGCCCGCATCATGGACTACGGGAAGTTCAAGTTCGAGCAGGCGAAGCAGGCCCGTATCGCCAAGAAGAAGCAGCACGTCATCCAGCTGAAGGAAGTGAAGTTCCGGCCTGGCATCGACGAGCACGACTTCGAGACGAAGACGCGGCACGCCCGCCGGTTCCTCGAGGAAGGCAACAAGGTCAAGGTCACCCTGATGTTCCGCGGTCGACAGATCACGCACCCCGAACTGGGGCGCGCGGTCGTGACGCGGGTCGCCACCGAGCTCGCCGACATCTCGAAGATCGAGGCGGACGCACGGCTCGAAGGGAAGGCCATGACGATGATTCTCACCCCGAAGTGA